The following are from one region of the Pseudomonadota bacterium genome:
- the glnK gene encoding P-II family nitrogen regulator codes for MKLVTAIIKPFKLDDAREALSEVGVQGITVTEVKGFGRQKGHTELYRGAEYVVDFLPKIKLEVAVSDDQVDKVVDAIIKATSTGKIGDGKLFVYELSQVVRIRTGETGPDAL; via the coding sequence ATGAAGTTGGTAACCGCTATCATCAAACCATTCAAGCTTGACGACGCCCGCGAGGCCTTGTCCGAGGTCGGCGTGCAGGGCATCACCGTGACCGAGGTCAAGGGCTTCGGGCGCCAAAAGGGGCACACCGAGCTCTACCGCGGGGCGGAATACGTGGTGGATTTCCTACCCAAGATCAAGCTCGAAGTTGCCGTGAGCGACGACCAGGTCGATAAGGTCGTCGATGCGATCATCAAGGCGACTAGCACCGGCAAGATCGGGGATGGGAAGCTTTTTGTCTACGAACTGTCTCAGGTTGTGCGTATTCGTACGGGAGAGACCGGGCCAGACGCGCTATAA
- a CDS encoding TorF family putative porin, which translates to MKQISILVAVLAGSTAAFAQEESPHVAAGSVALATDYLFRGISQTDNSPSVQGSLEYNYTPWGIYLGAWASNVDNATSDGEIEIDWYGGFRGEFSDTGIGWDLGAIYYHYPGDDERLAQPLEADYVEAKAGLSYKFLGVPFEPATSATVYWSPDYYRETGDAVYLDGSLGLSLPYGLGLGFHVGYQDVDDLGDYIDWRVGLSREVLGFGLDVSYWNAENEPSFCGVGSEQCGGTVLGTISRKF; encoded by the coding sequence ATGAAGCAGATATCGATATTGGTTGCGGTTCTGGCCGGATCCACGGCGGCTTTTGCACAAGAGGAATCGCCGCATGTGGCGGCCGGGAGCGTCGCATTAGCGACGGATTATCTCTTCCGCGGTATTTCACAAACCGACAACAGTCCCTCGGTCCAGGGCAGCCTCGAATACAACTACACGCCCTGGGGGATCTATCTCGGGGCGTGGGCGTCGAACGTCGATAACGCCACGTCGGATGGGGAGATCGAAATCGATTGGTACGGCGGGTTTCGAGGTGAATTCTCGGATACCGGTATCGGTTGGGATCTCGGCGCGATTTATTACCATTATCCAGGCGACGACGAGCGTCTGGCACAACCTCTCGAGGCGGACTATGTCGAGGCCAAGGCCGGCTTGAGCTACAAGTTCCTAGGGGTACCCTTCGAACCGGCAACCTCAGCGACGGTGTACTGGTCGCCGGATTACTACCGCGAGACCGGTGATGCCGTCTATCTCGATGGGTCGCTCGGTCTGTCACTGCCTTACGGTCTTGGCCTTGGTTTCCATGTGGGTTACCAAGACGTCGATGACCTCGGCGACTACATCGACTGGAGAGTCGGTCTTTCGCGAGAGGTCTTGGGATTCGGTTTGGACGTGAGCTACTGGAACGCCGAGAACGAGCCCTCGTTTTGTGGGGTCGGCTCCGAACAATGCGGGGGCACGGTGCTCGGCACGATTTCCAGGAAGTTCTAG
- a CDS encoding oxaloacetate decarboxylase, translating into MTQPPTRRIRELLAKPGIIRSLGAHDVLTAVLIEQAGFESVFIGGFGTSASLYGLPDLNFLGMSEMADAVRRMAQRVAIPVIADGDTGHGDLHNVMRCISEFETAGAAGIILEDQVFPKRCGHFEGKQVIPAQEMVLKFKAAVRARYDADFLFIARTDAREPDGLDDAIDRINRYCDAGADVAFIEAPLSLAELETICRRVPYPKFVNMLAFGKTPLLGVRDLEQMGFKIMVAPIDSVLLTAKAMREMAQVFARDGHTRALAEKMVGFDEIKSILGVREYLSLRDELCRGG; encoded by the coding sequence ATGACACAACCACCCACGCGCCGGATCCGCGAGCTGCTCGCTAAACCGGGGATCATCCGTTCGCTCGGAGCGCACGATGTGCTGACGGCCGTGCTCATCGAACAAGCGGGGTTCGAATCGGTTTTCATCGGCGGATTCGGGACCAGCGCCAGCCTTTATGGTCTGCCCGACCTTAACTTTCTGGGCATGAGCGAGATGGCGGACGCCGTACGGCGAATGGCCCAGCGCGTAGCGATTCCCGTGATCGCCGATGGCGACACCGGACATGGCGATCTGCATAACGTCATGCGCTGCATTAGCGAATTCGAAACCGCCGGTGCCGCGGGGATCATCCTAGAGGACCAGGTGTTTCCGAAACGCTGCGGTCATTTTGAAGGCAAGCAAGTGATCCCGGCGCAGGAGATGGTGCTCAAGTTCAAGGCCGCCGTACGTGCCCGCTACGATGCGGATTTTCTATTCATTGCGCGCACCGACGCGCGCGAACCGGACGGTTTGGACGATGCGATCGATCGCATCAACCGCTACTGCGACGCCGGCGCGGATGTGGCTTTCATCGAAGCCCCCCTGTCCCTCGCCGAACTCGAGACTATCTGCCGCCGGGTCCCTTACCCCAAGTTCGTGAACATGCTCGCCTTCGGGAAGACCCCCCTACTCGGCGTGCGCGATCTGGAGCAAATGGGGTTCAAGATCATGGTCGCGCCGATCGACTCGGTATTACTCACCGCCAAGGCTATGCGCGAAATGGCGCAGGTCTTTGCCCGCGATGGACACACGCGGGCCCTCGCCGAAAAAATGGTCGGGTTCGATGAAATCAAGAGTATCTTGGGCGTCCGCGAGTATTTATCGTTGCGCGATGAATTATGCCGAGGCGGTTAG